Within Methyloversatilis discipulorum, the genomic segment CGTACGTCGATGAAGATCGCGCGCAAGCACATCGAGTCGGTCGGCAAGCTCGGCAAGGTGGTCGGCGAGGAGTACTACCCGCTCGGCCACACCAACTTCAACTCGCTGATCAACAAGATCAAGGTCGCCAAGCCGGACTGCATCTTCGCAGCCGTGGTCGGTGGCTCCAACGTGGCCTTCTACAAGCAGCTGAAGGCGGCCGGCATCACCGGCGTCAAGCAGTTCCTGCTGACGCTGTCGGTGACCGAGGACGAAATGCTGGGCGTCGGCGGTGAAAACTTCGCCGGCTTCTACTCCTCGATGAAGTACTTCCAGTCGCTCGACAACGCCAACAACAAGGCTTTCGTCGAGGCCTTCAAGAAGGCCTACGGTCCGAAGTCGGTGATCGGCGACGTAACCCAGGCCGGCTATCTCGGCCCCTGGCTGTGGAAGGCGGCGGTCGAGAAGGCGGGCAGCTTCGATGTCGACAAGGTGGTCGCCGCCTCGCCCGGCATCGAACTGAAGAGCGCGCCGGAAGGCTACGTGAAGGTCCATGAGAACCATCACCTGTGGTCCAAGGCGCGCATCGCGCAGGGCCAGCCGGACGGCACTTTCAAGGTGGTCGCCGAATCGGCCGACCTGATCGAACCCAACCCCTTCCCCAAGGGCTACCAGTAAGACCCCGGCGTGCCGCCCCGGCGCAGACCGGGCGGCGCGCCTCCTTTCCCTGCACGGCCGGGCAGTGCCCGGCCAACCGTCCGGAGGTCCGTCATGTCATTCGACGAAATCTACAACATCGCCCTGATGCAGGGCTTCGCCGGGCTGAGCCTGTTCTCAGTCCTGCTGCTGATGGGCCTCGGCCTCGCCATCATCTTCGGCCAGATGGGCGTGATCAACATGGCACATGGCGAATTCATG encodes:
- the urtA gene encoding urea ABC transporter substrate-binding protein codes for the protein MADKKDTIPAPLTDEQRRKVLLGMAAAPALMVPGVSFGNAQFPTAKVNTTKLAVTDTEVIVGQLHSATGTMAISETGSIQAEQLAIDQINAMGGILGRKIKVIKEDGASDWPTFAEKSKKLLVNDKVACVFGCWTSASRKAVLPVFEKENGLLYYPTFYEGLEQSKNVIYTGQEATQQIIWGLDWASKEKKAKTYFLVGSDYIWPRTSMKIARKHIESVGKLGKVVGEEYYPLGHTNFNSLINKIKVAKPDCIFAAVVGGSNVAFYKQLKAAGITGVKQFLLTLSVTEDEMLGVGGENFAGFYSSMKYFQSLDNANNKAFVEAFKKAYGPKSVIGDVTQAGYLGPWLWKAAVEKAGSFDVDKVVAASPGIELKSAPEGYVKVHENHHLWSKARIAQGQPDGTFKVVAESADLIEPNPFPKGYQ